Proteins from one Homalodisca vitripennis isolate AUS2020 chromosome 3, UT_GWSS_2.1, whole genome shotgun sequence genomic window:
- the LOC124357040 gene encoding uncharacterized protein LOC124357040 isoform X1, with the protein MGLGKMIRFCSRLIINDIKKLNNIVSSVRSGCNPQQPTRSIGPIFSFNTCHLRHQSTATPPAAQADPEETDSDLKIAELPMTPLVVSVVGIMQDFGFTDTDIKKLMINQPALLKTRANLWSDTVGTLIKCGFENAEILSILEGWPKVLSIKNNDMVRRIQAWTESGLGEKLMFEVLTSNPHFLEVDHVFVSKRIKQYQLYFENKKRVGKLFMLAPNTLEENWKIIVDKLNYLNELCTDESDIVSSGVLAHSLFHIKARHEFLIRAGIYKRPSKDFNKKLSKNPKLESIVNKTDDDFVSDIAGLSRFEYDVFLEIYKEELDDDEVGYDSDDAETYKFSYKKYRK; encoded by the coding sequence gtAAAATGATACGATTTTGTTCAAGACTAAtcattaatgatataaaaaagcTTAACAACATTGTTTCATCTGTAAGATCAGGCTGTAACCCCCAACAACCTACAAGATCTATCGGTCCAATCTTCAGTTTTAACACATGTCATCTCAGGCATCAATCGACAGCAACTCCTCCAGCTGCTCAGGCTGATCCAGAAGAGACCGACAGTGATTTAAAAATTGCAGAGTTACCAATGACTCCACTAGTAGTTTCAGTTGTTGGTATCATGCAGGACTTTGGTTTTACTGACACagatattaaaaagttaatgatTAATCAACCAGCTTTACTAAAGACTAGAGCAAATTTATGGAGTGATACTGTAGGCACGTTAATTAAGTGTGGATTCGAAAATGCTGAAATTTTGTCTATTTTAGAAGGATGGCCAAaagttttatctataaaaaataacgATATGGTCAGAAGGATACAGGCATGGACTGAATCTGGTTTAGGAGAAAAGCTGATGTTTGAAGTGCTGACCTCAAATCCACATTTTTTAGAGGTGGAtcatgtttttgtttcaaaacggATCAAACAGTATCAGCTTTACTTTGAAAATAAGAAGCGAGTGGGaaaactttttatgttggctCCTAACACACTAGAAGAAAACTGGAAAATAATCGTTGACAAATTAAATTATCTCAACGAACTGTGTACTGATGAGTCTGATATAGTTTCAAGTGGAGTTCTGGCTCATAGTTTATTTCATATCAAAGCTAGACATGAGTTTCTCATTAGGGCAGGGATTTATAAAAGGCCTTCAaaagactttaataaaaaacttagtaAGAATCCAAAACTGGaatctattgtaaataaaacagatGATGATTTTGTTTCTGATATTGCAGGACTTTCCAGGTTCGAGTATGATGTGTTCTTAGAAATTTATAAAGAGGAACTAGATGATGATGAAGTTGGTTATGATTCAGATGATGCAGAGACCTACAAATTCAGTTACAAGAAGTATAgaaaataa
- the LOC124357040 gene encoding uncharacterized protein LOC124357040 isoform X2, protein MIRFCSRLIINDIKKLNNIVSSVRSGCNPQQPTRSIGPIFSFNTCHLRHQSTATPPAAQADPEETDSDLKIAELPMTPLVVSVVGIMQDFGFTDTDIKKLMINQPALLKTRANLWSDTVGTLIKCGFENAEILSILEGWPKVLSIKNNDMVRRIQAWTESGLGEKLMFEVLTSNPHFLEVDHVFVSKRIKQYQLYFENKKRVGKLFMLAPNTLEENWKIIVDKLNYLNELCTDESDIVSSGVLAHSLFHIKARHEFLIRAGIYKRPSKDFNKKLSKNPKLESIVNKTDDDFVSDIAGLSRFEYDVFLEIYKEELDDDEVGYDSDDAETYKFSYKKYRK, encoded by the coding sequence ATGATACGATTTTGTTCAAGACTAAtcattaatgatataaaaaagcTTAACAACATTGTTTCATCTGTAAGATCAGGCTGTAACCCCCAACAACCTACAAGATCTATCGGTCCAATCTTCAGTTTTAACACATGTCATCTCAGGCATCAATCGACAGCAACTCCTCCAGCTGCTCAGGCTGATCCAGAAGAGACCGACAGTGATTTAAAAATTGCAGAGTTACCAATGACTCCACTAGTAGTTTCAGTTGTTGGTATCATGCAGGACTTTGGTTTTACTGACACagatattaaaaagttaatgatTAATCAACCAGCTTTACTAAAGACTAGAGCAAATTTATGGAGTGATACTGTAGGCACGTTAATTAAGTGTGGATTCGAAAATGCTGAAATTTTGTCTATTTTAGAAGGATGGCCAAaagttttatctataaaaaataacgATATGGTCAGAAGGATACAGGCATGGACTGAATCTGGTTTAGGAGAAAAGCTGATGTTTGAAGTGCTGACCTCAAATCCACATTTTTTAGAGGTGGAtcatgtttttgtttcaaaacggATCAAACAGTATCAGCTTTACTTTGAAAATAAGAAGCGAGTGGGaaaactttttatgttggctCCTAACACACTAGAAGAAAACTGGAAAATAATCGTTGACAAATTAAATTATCTCAACGAACTGTGTACTGATGAGTCTGATATAGTTTCAAGTGGAGTTCTGGCTCATAGTTTATTTCATATCAAAGCTAGACATGAGTTTCTCATTAGGGCAGGGATTTATAAAAGGCCTTCAaaagactttaataaaaaacttagtaAGAATCCAAAACTGGaatctattgtaaataaaacagatGATGATTTTGTTTCTGATATTGCAGGACTTTCCAGGTTCGAGTATGATGTGTTCTTAGAAATTTATAAAGAGGAACTAGATGATGATGAAGTTGGTTATGATTCAGATGATGCAGAGACCTACAAATTCAGTTACAAGAAGTATAgaaaataa